From the Accumulibacter sp. genome, one window contains:
- a CDS encoding ATP-binding protein — MNDKAILIVEDEFIVAADIKARLIRFGYRAIDGCPSGEQALELSERLRPDLVLMDIHLAGAMDGVAAAEEIRRRFGIPVVFLTAYSEDATLERAKQAEPSGYILKPFDDRELRVVVDMALYRHGAEEALRRSEQSYRMLFETVSQGVVYQNLEGCITAANPAAERILGVGLQQLRNRRSADPCWQALHEDGSAFPGEQHPSMVALRTGQAVRNVVMGVFNPVRGKYVWIDVIAMPLFKDGRLVEVYSCFDDITERRRAEGELAHYRLHLEELVATRTVELAAARDAAEAASRAKSVFLANMSHEIRTPMNAIIGLTHLLRRSTVDARQQAQLGKIADAAQHLLSIINDVLDLAKIDAGRLDLEQADFALAAVLDQIRSVLAEQAVAKGLELLFDVDPALPTGLHGDAMRLTQVLLNLVSNAIKFTERGSVLLRARMIEERAADVLVRFEVRDSGIGIAPDTLGRLFGAFEQADSSTTRRYGGTGLGLAICQRLAQLMGSTIKVDSRPGEGSSFGFVVRLGRSGGDADRGLPRHQPPPPRSTAQPAEPGTVAPDAVDWPTARALLARLEDLLQADDIEANQVLHESAPLLRLALGEQLDRLQRQVNAFEYGTALASLGAARAARSELAR, encoded by the coding sequence ATGAACGACAAGGCCATCCTCATCGTCGAGGACGAGTTCATCGTGGCGGCGGACATCAAGGCGCGCCTGATCCGCTTCGGGTACCGGGCGATCGACGGCTGTCCGAGTGGTGAACAGGCACTCGAACTGAGCGAGCGGCTGCGCCCCGACCTGGTGCTGATGGACATCCATCTCGCCGGCGCCATGGACGGTGTCGCTGCGGCGGAGGAGATTCGCCGGCGCTTCGGCATCCCGGTGGTCTTCCTCACCGCCTATTCGGAGGACGCGACGCTCGAAAGGGCGAAGCAGGCCGAGCCCTCCGGGTATATCCTGAAGCCTTTCGACGACCGCGAACTCAGGGTCGTCGTCGACATGGCGCTCTACAGGCATGGGGCCGAAGAAGCGCTGCGGCGAAGCGAGCAGAGTTACCGGATGCTGTTCGAGACCGTGTCGCAGGGAGTGGTCTATCAGAACCTCGAGGGCTGCATCACGGCCGCCAATCCTGCTGCCGAGCGCATTCTCGGCGTTGGCCTGCAGCAGCTGCGCAATCGCCGCTCAGCGGACCCGTGCTGGCAGGCGTTGCACGAGGACGGTTCGGCATTTCCCGGCGAGCAGCATCCGAGCATGGTCGCGCTGCGCACCGGCCAGGCGGTGCGCAACGTCGTGATGGGGGTCTTCAATCCAGTCCGCGGAAAGTACGTCTGGATCGACGTCATCGCCATGCCGCTGTTCAAGGACGGCCGGCTGGTCGAGGTTTACAGCTGCTTCGACGACATCACCGAGCGCCGGCGAGCCGAAGGCGAGCTGGCGCATTACCGGCTGCATCTCGAGGAGCTGGTGGCGACGCGCACCGTCGAACTGGCGGCGGCGCGCGACGCGGCCGAGGCCGCGAGCCGGGCGAAGAGCGTCTTCCTGGCCAACATGAGCCACGAGATCCGGACGCCGATGAACGCCATCATCGGCTTGACCCACCTGCTGCGACGAAGTACCGTTGATGCGCGGCAGCAGGCGCAACTCGGCAAGATCGCCGATGCCGCCCAGCACCTGCTGTCGATCATCAACGATGTCCTCGACCTGGCGAAGATCGACGCCGGCAGGCTCGACCTCGAGCAGGCCGATTTCGCTCTGGCAGCCGTGCTCGACCAGATCCGCTCCGTTCTTGCCGAACAGGCCGTCGCGAAGGGGCTCGAGCTGCTGTTCGACGTCGATCCGGCCTTGCCCACCGGCCTGCATGGCGACGCGATGCGTCTGACGCAGGTGCTGCTGAATCTCGTCAGCAATGCGATCAAGTTCACCGAGCGGGGATCCGTACTCCTGCGGGCGCGGATGATCGAGGAGCGCGCCGCCGACGTGCTCGTTCGCTTCGAGGTGCGCGACAGCGGCATCGGCATCGCACCCGACACCCTTGGCCGCCTGTTCGGCGCCTTCGAGCAGGCCGACTCGTCGACGACCCGCCGCTACGGCGGCACGGGGCTGGGGCTGGCGATCTGCCAGCGCCTGGCGCAGCTGATGGGCAGCACGATCAAGGTGGACAGTCGCCCGGGCGAGGGCAGCAGCTTCGGCTTCGTGGTGCGTCTCGGCAGGAGCGGCGGGGACGCAGATCGCGGCTTGCCGCGGCACCAGCCGCCGCCGCCGAGGTCAACGGCGCAGCCGGCGGAACCTGGAACCGTCGCGCCGGATGCCGTCGATTGGCCGACTGCGCGCGCCCTCTTGGCGCGGCTGGAGGATCTGCTGCAGGCGGACGATATCGAAGCGAATCAGGTCCTGCATGAATCGGCTCCGCTGTTGCGCCTGGCCCTGGGCGAGCAGCTGGACCGCCTGCAGCGGCAGGTGAACGCTTTCGAGTACGGCACTGCGCTGGCTTCGCTCGGCGCCGCTCGCGCCGCTCGTTCCGAGCTGGCCCGGTGA
- a CDS encoding PAS domain-containing hybrid sensor histidine kinase/response regulator has protein sequence MTGLTANGDGAPREVASADAQAVLSSPETCRALVDRISDGVAVLSADALILYGNRRFAEIFRIAADRVAGSSLETLVDPSGRPALRALLQAARSGCSSGELSGRATDGTTLPLLLAFATLSAGSATTFSVVVTDLSEHKRAQDVLRESEAQLRAIIRAAPIGIGVVVDRVLREVNPRILEMTGYSREELIGFSSRLLYATDEEFRYVGEEKYRQIAEHGLGMVETRWRRKDGAMIDVLLSSCPFEPGDHGKGVTFTALDITQRKSFENRLRPLSLAVEQSPESIVITDLDGRIEYVNEAFVRTTGYARAEVLGENPRILNSGKTPAATHAALWQALGSGHLWRGEFHNRRKDGSEYFEFAIITPIRQADGRITHYVAVKEDISERKRLGEELDRHRHHLEELVAERTRQLAEARERADSANRAKSVFLANTSHEIRTPLNAVLGLTHLLRRSGVTPRQAGWLQQIDAAGRHLLSVISDVLDLSKIEAGKLTLEESDFALPALLDQVRSLIADGAQAKGVLAWVDCASAPLWLRGDATRLRQALLNYAGNALKFTERGSIILAAQLLADDGDSLRVRFEVHDTGVGIAPADQGRIFDAFEQADASTTRRHGGSGLGLAITRRLAELMAGEAGVDSAPGEGSTFWFTACLRRGHGDPPGATTAAHADAAENALRRVCRGARVLLVEDHPVNREVALEQLQALGFAVDTAENGSQATARVGSERYDLILMDVQMPVLDGMAATRAIRAMPGGETIPIVAMTANAFDDDRQRCLAAGMNDFVAKPVDPAVLHATLLRWLPLRPPAATAAFAVPLPERSAAAADDGCLAVLADIPGFDVRRGLQCVGGRRETYLRLLRQFVAEQAGDAAEIDRQLATGDAIAARRSAHSLKGAAGALGATRLQAAAGELEVAIRDRQPAPEIERLSREVEAVRSLLATGLRAAFALEACARRATGDRSPARIEREESSSAVAAEARMPDVDADGP, from the coding sequence ATGACCGGCCTGACGGCCAATGGCGATGGTGCTCCGCGCGAAGTGGCGTCGGCGGACGCGCAAGCCGTCCTGTCGTCGCCGGAGACCTGTCGCGCGCTCGTCGACCGCATCAGCGACGGGGTGGCCGTGCTCTCGGCGGACGCGCTCATCCTGTATGGCAACCGGCGCTTCGCCGAGATTTTCCGGATTGCAGCGGACCGCGTCGCCGGCTCGTCGCTCGAGACCTTGGTCGACCCGTCGGGCCGCCCGGCGCTGCGTGCGCTGCTGCAGGCCGCGCGCAGCGGCTGCAGCAGCGGCGAGCTGAGCGGTCGTGCCACCGATGGTACGACGCTGCCGTTGCTGCTGGCGTTCGCGACCCTGTCTGCCGGTTCCGCGACGACGTTCAGCGTCGTGGTGACCGACCTCAGCGAGCACAAGCGGGCGCAGGATGTCCTGCGCGAGAGCGAGGCGCAACTGCGCGCGATCATTCGGGCGGCGCCGATCGGTATCGGCGTGGTCGTCGATCGCGTGTTGCGCGAGGTCAATCCGCGCATCCTCGAGATGACCGGCTACAGCCGCGAGGAGTTGATCGGCTTCAGCTCGCGCCTGCTGTACGCGACGGACGAGGAATTCCGTTACGTCGGCGAGGAAAAGTATCGCCAGATCGCCGAACACGGTCTGGGTATGGTCGAAACGCGCTGGCGACGCAAGGACGGCGCGATGATCGACGTCCTTCTGTCGTCCTGTCCCTTCGAGCCGGGCGACCACGGCAAGGGCGTCACCTTCACGGCGCTCGACATCACCCAACGCAAGTCTTTCGAGAACCGTTTGCGGCCGCTGTCGCTGGCGGTCGAGCAGAGTCCCGAGAGCATCGTCATCACCGACCTCGATGGGCGCATCGAATACGTCAATGAAGCCTTCGTCCGCACCACCGGCTATGCCCGCGCAGAGGTCCTGGGCGAGAACCCGCGTATCCTGAACTCCGGCAAGACGCCCGCTGCCACCCACGCGGCGTTGTGGCAGGCACTCGGCAGCGGCCACCTCTGGCGGGGTGAATTCCACAACCGGCGCAAGGATGGCAGCGAGTATTTCGAGTTTGCCATCATCACGCCCATTCGCCAGGCGGACGGACGCATCACCCATTACGTCGCCGTCAAGGAAGACATCAGCGAACGGAAGCGGCTCGGCGAGGAACTCGACCGGCATCGCCACCATCTCGAGGAACTGGTGGCCGAGCGCACCCGGCAGTTGGCCGAAGCCCGCGAACGGGCCGACTCCGCGAACCGGGCCAAGAGCGTCTTCCTCGCCAACACGAGTCACGAGATCCGCACGCCGCTGAACGCGGTCCTCGGCCTGACCCATCTGCTGCGCCGCTCCGGCGTCACGCCCAGGCAGGCCGGGTGGCTGCAGCAGATCGACGCCGCCGGACGCCACCTGCTGAGCGTCATCAGCGACGTCCTCGACCTGTCGAAGATCGAGGCCGGCAAGCTGACGCTGGAGGAGAGCGACTTTGCCCTTCCCGCGCTGCTCGATCAGGTCCGTTCGCTGATCGCCGACGGCGCGCAGGCGAAAGGCGTGCTGGCCTGGGTCGACTGCGCCAGCGCGCCGCTGTGGCTGCGCGGCGACGCGACCCGGCTGCGGCAGGCGCTGCTCAACTACGCCGGCAATGCCCTCAAGTTCACCGAGCGCGGCAGCATCATCCTGGCCGCGCAGCTGCTGGCGGACGACGGCGACTCGCTGCGCGTCCGTTTCGAAGTGCACGACACCGGCGTCGGTATCGCCCCTGCCGACCAGGGGCGAATCTTCGACGCCTTCGAGCAGGCAGACGCCTCGACCACCCGTCGCCATGGCGGGAGCGGTCTCGGACTGGCGATCACCCGGCGGCTGGCCGAGCTGATGGCTGGCGAGGCTGGCGTCGACAGTGCGCCCGGCGAGGGCAGCACCTTCTGGTTCACGGCCTGCCTGCGGCGCGGGCACGGTGACCCGCCGGGCGCCACCACGGCAGCGCACGCCGACGCGGCCGAAAATGCGCTGCGCCGCGTGTGCCGGGGTGCCCGCGTCCTTCTGGTCGAGGATCACCCAGTCAATCGCGAAGTGGCGCTGGAGCAGCTGCAGGCCCTCGGCTTCGCCGTCGACACGGCGGAGAACGGCAGCCAGGCGACGGCGCGAGTCGGCAGTGAGCGCTACGACCTGATCCTGATGGACGTACAGATGCCGGTGCTCGACGGGATGGCAGCGACGCGGGCGATCCGCGCCATGCCGGGCGGCGAGACGATCCCGATCGTGGCGATGACGGCGAACGCTTTCGACGACGACCGCCAGCGCTGCCTGGCTGCGGGCATGAACGATTTCGTCGCCAAGCCGGTCGATCCGGCCGTGCTGCATGCCACCCTGCTGCGCTGGCTGCCGCTGCGCCCGCCGGCTGCGACGGCAGCGTTCGCGGTCCCGCTGCCCGAGCGATCCGCAGCGGCGGCGGACGACGGCTGCCTGGCGGTGCTGGCCGACATTCCCGGGTTCGACGTGCGACGCGGACTGCAATGCGTCGGCGGCCGGCGCGAGACGTACCTGCGGCTGCTGCGGCAGTTCGTCGCCGAGCAAGCCGGCGACGCGGCCGAAATCGACCGCCAGCTCGCTACCGGCGACGCAATCGCCGCCCGGCGATCGGCGCATTCGCTCAAGGGCGCCGCTGGCGCGCTGGGCGCCACCCGACTGCAGGCGGCGGCCGGCGAACTGGAAGTGGCGATCCGCGACAGGCAGCCGGCGCCCGAGATCGAGCGGCTGTCGCGCGAAGTCGAGGCCGTACGGAGCCTGTTGGCGACCGGTTTGCGCGCGGCTTTCGCCCTCGAGGCGTGCGCGCGTCGCGCCACCGGCGATCGCTCGCCGGCCCGAATCGAGCGGGAGGAGTCGTCCTCGGCGGTGGCGGCGGAGGCGCGGATGCCGGACGTTGACGCTGATGGGCCTTAA
- a CDS encoding PAS domain-containing protein: MSPTAVDDAARLNDRRFTTRSALTIAVVYAALGCLWILLSDQAVESLFSTPEAIIRASMLKGWLYVAATSLLLFFLVRHYLGKLQASLRREVENLRDRQRTYELLAAISEHSDDAIFAKDLDGRYLLFNPAASRFVGRPAGEVLGRDERALFPAAQAAMVRAVDERVIATGCIETNEEVLDLPHGRRTFLSTRGPLRDAGQRIIGIFGISRDITASQQARDALLQSAVRLRLLVEHSPVALAMFDRDMCYVAASDRWSKEFGLGGQSLIGRSHYEVFPEIGEEAKELHRRGLAGEALGSEADRFDRADGSVQWLRWQLRPWLLPEGAIGGIVIFAEDISQRMATEIALGESERRFHDIVEASADWIWEVDGEARYTYASAGVESLLGYSAAEVIGRTPFDFMPPVEAERVRSLFRDIAARRAPFRDLDNVHLHRDGSLRHVSTNGMPILAADGTLRGYRGLDRDVSARKAAELALQRLADDLGATLRAIPDLLFELDADGRYCKVMATQEALLAAPADQLLGRKLTDVLPPEAAATGLAALAAASRCGTDYGRTITLPVAEGSRHFEISVACKPMVAGQTQRFIVLSRDITRRKVAEDELRQRNAELERFNRATIGRELDMLEMKQTINALSRELGREAPYPLVFLEDQAGATTGRR, translated from the coding sequence GTGAGCCCGACGGCTGTCGATGATGCGGCGCGCCTGAACGACAGGCGTTTCACGACACGTTCCGCCCTGACGATCGCCGTCGTCTACGCCGCGCTCGGCTGCCTGTGGATTCTGCTCTCCGACCAGGCGGTCGAGTCGCTGTTCAGCACCCCGGAAGCGATCATCCGCGCCAGCATGCTGAAAGGCTGGCTCTATGTCGCAGCGACTTCGCTGTTGCTGTTCTTCCTCGTCAGACATTATCTGGGCAAACTGCAGGCCTCGCTGCGACGCGAGGTCGAGAACCTGCGCGACCGGCAGCGCACCTATGAGCTGCTTGCCGCCATCTCCGAACATTCGGACGACGCGATCTTCGCCAAGGACCTCGATGGCCGCTATCTGCTGTTCAACCCCGCCGCCAGCCGCTTTGTCGGCAGGCCGGCGGGCGAAGTCCTCGGCCGCGACGAGCGCGCGCTCTTCCCGGCGGCGCAGGCGGCGATGGTCCGCGCGGTCGATGAACGCGTCATTGCCACCGGCTGCATCGAAACCAACGAGGAAGTGCTCGACTTGCCCCACGGCAGGCGGACCTTCCTCTCGACGAGGGGGCCGCTGCGCGATGCCGGGCAGCGCATCATCGGCATCTTCGGCATCTCGCGCGACATCACCGCCAGCCAGCAGGCGCGCGATGCGCTGCTGCAAAGCGCGGTGCGCCTGCGCCTGCTGGTCGAGCATTCGCCGGTGGCGCTGGCGATGTTCGACCGCGACATGTGCTACGTTGCGGCCAGCGACCGCTGGTCGAAGGAATTCGGTCTGGGCGGGCAGAGCCTCATCGGTCGCTCGCACTACGAGGTCTTCCCCGAGATCGGCGAGGAAGCGAAGGAACTGCATCGACGGGGGCTCGCGGGCGAGGCGCTGGGCAGCGAGGCGGACCGTTTCGACCGCGCCGACGGCAGCGTGCAGTGGCTGCGCTGGCAGCTGCGCCCGTGGCTGCTGCCGGAAGGCGCGATCGGCGGCATCGTCATCTTCGCCGAGGACATCTCGCAACGCATGGCGACCGAGATCGCGCTGGGCGAGAGCGAGCGCCGTTTCCATGACATCGTCGAGGCTTCCGCCGACTGGATCTGGGAAGTCGATGGCGAGGCCCGCTACACCTACGCCTCCGCGGGCGTCGAGAGCCTGCTCGGCTACAGCGCGGCCGAAGTGATCGGCAGGACGCCCTTCGATTTCATGCCGCCGGTCGAGGCGGAACGCGTACGTTCGCTGTTTCGCGACATCGCTGCGCGCCGGGCGCCTTTCCGCGACCTCGACAACGTCCACCTGCACCGGGACGGCAGCCTGCGCCACGTGTCGACCAATGGCATGCCGATCCTCGCCGCCGACGGAACGCTGCGCGGTTATCGCGGACTGGACCGCGACGTCAGCGCACGCAAGGCTGCCGAACTGGCGCTGCAGCGGCTGGCCGACGACCTCGGCGCGACGCTGCGGGCGATTCCCGACCTGCTGTTCGAGCTCGATGCCGATGGCCGCTACTGCAAGGTCATGGCCACGCAGGAAGCCCTGCTGGCCGCTCCCGCCGATCAATTGCTCGGCCGCAAGCTGACCGACGTGCTGCCGCCCGAGGCGGCCGCGACGGGGCTGGCGGCGCTGGCGGCCGCCAGCCGGTGCGGTACGGATTATGGCCGGACGATCACGTTGCCGGTGGCGGAAGGCAGCCGCCATTTCGAGATTTCGGTCGCCTGCAAGCCGATGGTGGCGGGCCAGACCCAACGGTTCATCGTCCTGTCGCGCGACATCACCCGCCGCAAGGTGGCCGAAGACGAACTGCGGCAGCGCAATGCCGAACTCGAGCGCTTCAACCGCGCTACCATCGGTCGCGAGCTCGACATGCTCGAGATGAAGCAGACGATCAACGCGCTGTCGCGGGAGCTCGGCCGCGAAGCGCCCTATCCGCTGGTTTTTCTGGAGGACCAGGCGGGTGCGACGACAGGCCGCAGGTGA
- a CDS encoding CHASE domain-containing protein, giving the protein MGLNLWQWRDALRAAAAGWRRPVAVAASRRRLLLLLPWLVLLLGLAVTGWLWRGARQDAERTLAAEFEFSVDRLADALRRQIDGNVQVLRGVVGLFDSSEDVTRQEFRAYVTALRLDERYPGILGVGFSLLVPPGRKAAHTAAMRREGFPEYAIRPDGEREVYTSIIYLEPFSGRNLRAFGYDMFSEPVRHAAMARARDENRATLSAKVTLVQETKTAVQPGFLIYVPVYGRGLAHDTVEERRASLLGWAYSPLRMHDLMRGVLGAVGLAGVLAGLDVEIYDGALVAPEALMFDSDEAHRAAETAAFRTLRPLEYGGHRWSLLVTSRAAFDARLNTEESKLIALAGSLGSALLAALMGVLAWGQLRVAAALRATAQSNRKLAASEGRLKAFFDNATSLVWIKDLQGQFLVVNRHTEAVLGLPRERLLGHTVAEIFPQNEAADFTSNDRQVLEAGHSLEFEESALLADGRRTYVSVKFPLRDAGGRIDALGAICTDISDRKEAEESLRASLDEKTVLLKEVHHRVKNNLQIITSLLNLQLNRTQIPEARETLRDTQSRIRSMALLHEALYQSGSLARIGLPQYVGSLCAPLWHAAGSVAANVRLEQRIDDLSLPLDQAVPCGLIINELVSNALKHAFPGGRSGQIVVAASMLPKGLLRLSVTDDGVGLPPEDPRSSDSLGLQLVCMLVNQLQGVVDIGNEGGSEFRIAFPCRAG; this is encoded by the coding sequence ATGGGCCTTAATCTGTGGCAGTGGCGGGACGCACTGCGCGCGGCCGCTGCCGGCTGGCGGCGGCCAGTCGCGGTCGCCGCCAGCCGGCGGCGCCTGTTGTTGCTGCTGCCGTGGCTGGTCCTGCTCCTGGGCCTGGCGGTGACCGGCTGGCTGTGGCGGGGCGCCCGTCAGGATGCCGAGCGCACCTTGGCGGCGGAATTCGAGTTCTCGGTCGACAGGCTGGCGGATGCGCTCAGGCGCCAGATCGATGGCAACGTCCAGGTGCTGCGCGGCGTCGTCGGCCTGTTCGACTCCTCGGAGGACGTGACGCGGCAGGAGTTTCGCGCCTACGTCACCGCCTTGCGGCTCGACGAGCGCTACCCGGGCATCCTGGGCGTCGGCTTCTCGCTGCTCGTTCCGCCCGGGCGCAAGGCGGCGCACACGGCAGCCATGCGCCGCGAAGGCTTCCCCGAGTACGCCATCCGTCCCGATGGCGAGCGCGAAGTCTATACGTCGATCATCTACCTGGAGCCATTTTCCGGCCGCAACCTGCGCGCGTTCGGCTATGACATGTTCTCGGAGCCGGTGCGCCACGCGGCAATGGCGCGGGCGCGCGACGAAAACCGGGCGACCTTGTCGGCCAAGGTGACGCTGGTGCAGGAAACGAAGACCGCTGTCCAGCCCGGCTTCCTCATCTACGTGCCAGTCTATGGTCGCGGCCTCGCCCACGACACGGTGGAGGAACGCCGGGCCAGTCTGCTGGGCTGGGCCTATTCGCCCTTGCGCATGCACGACCTGATGCGCGGCGTGCTCGGCGCCGTCGGGTTGGCGGGCGTACTCGCCGGGCTCGACGTCGAGATCTACGATGGCGCCCTCGTGGCGCCCGAAGCCCTGATGTTCGACAGCGACGAGGCGCATCGTGCCGCCGAAACCGCCGCGTTCCGCACCCTGCGCCCGCTCGAGTACGGCGGCCATCGCTGGTCGCTGCTCGTCACTTCCCGCGCCGCATTCGACGCGCGGCTCAACACCGAGGAGTCGAAGCTGATCGCCCTTGCCGGCAGCCTCGGCAGCGCACTGCTGGCGGCCCTGATGGGCGTTCTCGCCTGGGGTCAGCTGCGCGTCGCCGCCGCGCTGCGCGCGACGGCGCAAAGCAACCGGAAACTCGCAGCCAGCGAGGGGCGTCTGAAGGCCTTCTTCGACAATGCCACGAGCCTGGTCTGGATCAAGGACCTGCAGGGACAGTTCCTCGTCGTCAATCGCCATACGGAAGCGGTGCTCGGCCTGCCACGCGAACGACTGCTCGGTCACACGGTCGCCGAGATTTTCCCGCAGAATGAGGCGGCAGACTTCACGAGCAATGACCGGCAAGTGCTCGAGGCGGGGCATTCCCTGGAATTCGAGGAGTCGGCGCTGCTCGCCGATGGCCGGCGCACCTATGTCTCGGTGAAGTTCCCGCTGCGCGATGCCGGTGGCCGGATCGATGCCCTGGGCGCGATCTGCACCGACATCAGCGACCGCAAGGAGGCTGAGGAAAGCCTGCGCGCGTCGTTGGACGAGAAGACCGTCCTCTTGAAGGAAGTCCATCACCGGGTGAAGAACAACCTGCAGATCATCACCAGCCTGCTCAACCTGCAATTGAACCGGACGCAGATCCCGGAGGCGCGCGAGACGCTGCGCGACACGCAGAGCCGCATCCGGTCGATGGCGCTGCTGCACGAAGCGCTTTACCAGTCGGGCAGCCTCGCGCGGATCGGCTTGCCGCAGTACGTCGGCAGTCTGTGTGCGCCGTTGTGGCACGCCGCCGGTTCGGTGGCCGCCAACGTCCGCCTGGAGCAGCGGATCGACGACCTCTCGTTGCCGCTGGATCAGGCCGTGCCCTGTGGGCTGATCATCAACGAACTGGTGTCCAACGCCTTGAAGCACGCTTTCCCGGGGGGGCGCAGCGGGCAGATCGTCGTCGCGGCAAGCATGTTGCCCAAAGGGCTGTTGAGGTTGTCGGTGACGGACGACGGCGTCGGCCTGCCGCCTGAAGACCCGCGCAGCAGCGACAGCCTGGGGCTGCAGCTGGTGTGCATGCTGGTCAACCAGTTGCAGGGCGTGGTGGACATCGGCAATGAGGGCGGCAGCGAGTTCCGCATCGCTTTCCCGTGCCGCGCGGGTTGA